In a genomic window of Methanosarcina horonobensis HB-1 = JCM 15518:
- the ade gene encoding adenine deaminase has product MKKYLGIIVDAVSRRQFKGEITVENGKIISIKEKEHDNEQYILPGLVDAHVHIESSMTVPSVFARMAVAKGTVAVVSDPHEIANVMGEEGIDYMLEDSKKAPLKIFFGVPSCVPATPFESSGAVLDANTVDRLLERKDLHYLSEMMNFPGVISGFPEVMAKLESAKKYGKVIDGHAPGLRGTDLQKYIEAGISTDHESFTYEEAVEKIKLGMKIQIREGSSARNFKTLYRLIDEYPRSVMLCTDDSHPDTLIFEGHIDKLIRCGQEKGLDIYNLIMAAVINPVKHYGLDVGLLREGDPANFIIVDDLRSFNVLSTFIDGECVYDNGKVLFPMVKAPVKNVFNRNKISIDDVKLAVSPEEATQDQKKITEEQMEKIRVIVARDGELVTGQELALPKMENGNLVSDPARDILKMVVLSRYADDPVQIGFIKNIGLKKGAIASSIAHDSHNIIAVGATDKDIVEAVNRLVENKGGIVVGTAEHLLDLPLEVAGLMSTLSGEEVASRYQLLNEEAKKLGTSLKSPFMTLAFMSLLVIPELKLGDKGLFDVTKFEFVELFAGE; this is encoded by the coding sequence ATGAAAAAATATCTGGGGATTATTGTCGATGCCGTTTCCAGGCGGCAGTTCAAAGGCGAGATTACCGTTGAGAACGGAAAGATCATTAGCATAAAAGAGAAAGAACATGATAACGAGCAGTACATCCTGCCAGGGCTCGTGGATGCCCATGTGCATATAGAAAGTTCCATGACCGTGCCTTCGGTTTTTGCCAGGATGGCTGTCGCAAAGGGTACGGTTGCAGTTGTCAGCGACCCTCATGAGATTGCAAATGTTATGGGGGAAGAAGGCATTGATTATATGCTCGAGGATTCAAAAAAAGCTCCGTTGAAGATCTTTTTTGGAGTACCATCGTGTGTGCCAGCTACACCTTTCGAATCTTCAGGAGCAGTCCTGGATGCAAATACTGTAGACCGGCTGCTGGAAAGGAAAGACCTGCATTACCTTTCCGAGATGATGAATTTCCCGGGAGTGATTTCAGGCTTCCCTGAAGTAATGGCAAAACTGGAATCTGCTAAAAAGTACGGTAAAGTTATAGATGGACATGCTCCCGGCTTGAGGGGAACCGACCTGCAGAAATACATAGAGGCAGGAATTTCTACAGATCATGAGTCTTTTACTTATGAAGAAGCGGTTGAAAAAATAAAGCTTGGGATGAAAATCCAAATCCGAGAAGGGAGTTCGGCAAGGAATTTCAAAACCCTTTACCGACTCATAGATGAATATCCAAGATCGGTTATGCTGTGCACGGACGACTCTCATCCGGATACTCTGATATTTGAAGGGCATATCGATAAACTGATCCGATGCGGGCAGGAAAAAGGACTTGACATCTATAACCTGATCATGGCAGCTGTGATCAACCCCGTAAAACACTACGGGCTCGATGTTGGGCTGCTTCGTGAGGGAGATCCTGCCAATTTCATTATCGTAGACGACCTGAGATCTTTCAATGTGCTGAGCACCTTTATCGACGGAGAATGTGTTTATGACAATGGAAAAGTTCTTTTCCCAATGGTAAAAGCTCCTGTAAAAAACGTATTCAATAGAAATAAAATTTCAATTGACGATGTGAAACTGGCTGTATCCCCTGAAGAGGCAACTCAGGATCAGAAAAAAATAACTGAGGAGCAGATGGAAAAAATCAGGGTAATAGTTGCCAGGGACGGAGAACTGGTCACTGGACAGGAACTGGCTCTCCCGAAGATGGAAAACGGCAATCTGGTTTCGGATCCTGCGCGGGATATTTTGAAGATGGTTGTCCTTAGCAGGTATGCGGATGACCCTGTTCAGATCGGTTTCATAAAGAACATAGGCCTGAAAAAAGGAGCTATTGCAAGCAGCATTGCCCACGACAGCCACAACATCATTGCAGTTGGAGCCACCGATAAGGATATAGTTGAAGCTGTTAACAGGCTGGTGGAGAATAAAGGTGGAATCGTTGTTGGAACCGCAGAACATCTACTTGATCTTCCACTTGAGGTTGCGGGCCTTATGAGTACGCTAAGTGGGGAAGAAGTAGCTTCACGATACCAGCTGTTGAATGAAGAAGCTAAAAAGCTGGGAACTTCTCTAAAGTCGCCTTTCATGACTCTTGCATTTATGTCGCTTCTGGTTATTCCTGAACTTAAACTGGGAGATAAGGGCCTCTTTGATGTGACAAAATTCGAATTTGTAGAGCTTTTCGCAGGGGAATAA
- a CDS encoding hydantoinase B/oxoprolinase family protein has translation MSLKTRWQFWIDRGGTFTDIVARSPDGKLITHKLLSEDPSHYEDAAMHGIRQILGLSENTSFPSENVEAIKMGTTVGTNALLERKGERTVLVITRGFGDSLRIGYQNRPDIFAQKIELPDQLYERIIEVSGRYGADGEELVPLDLENAKKELEEAFKAGIRSAAIVLMHAYRYPEHELKLGMLAREIGFTQVSLSHQASPLIKFVSRGETAVVDAYLSPVLRRYVDMIEKSLQEKGREAERKTHESPEGEEGVKYSPAGGLRLMFMQSNGGLIDSGAFQGKDCILSGPAGGIVGAVATSEIAGAKKIITFDMGGTSTDVAQYSGEYERSFETEVAGVRLRSPMMRIHTVAAGGGSILHYEGGRFRVGPDSAGSDPGPACYRKGGPLTVTDCNVMLGKLQPGFFPKIFGPGADQPLDSEVVRRKFKELAETASVQGNLLTPEQAAEGFLSVAVENMANAIKKISVQRGYNVKEYTLCCFGGAGAQHACRVADALGVKSIFIHPYAGVLSAYGMGLADQRLIKEQYIGAELSEGLVKELKSVFTGLEAKGRLSMLKQGVREVCIDVLHRAHVRYAGSDTQLAVDFADSVASLRAGFEEAHKKRFGFTMEGKSIVVEAVSVETVGITERVSDPLLEFNKNQEIPPVSRVRMYSYGESHETPVFNTETLGPGACISWPAILIEKNTTIIIEPGWQGEITARNHILLTRRAPLPARTAIGTDVDPVMLEIFNNRFMSVAEQMGYTLQNTAHSVNIKERLDFSCAIFDREGNLIANAPHIPVHLGSMGECVKFLIRAQSRSMHAGDVYLINSPYHGGTHLPDITVVTPMSDGSGEILFYLASRGHHADIGGVTPGSMPPESRRIEEEGVLSEGMKIVENGIFLEERLRTWLGLGKYPARNPDQNVADIRAQVAANEKGLQELHRMVEEFSLEIVEAYMGHVQDNAEEAVRRVIDRLEDGEFTYPLDDENAIKVKVTIDRENRSARIDFTGTSPQLSNNFNAPASVCMAAVLYAFRTLVKSDIPLNAGCLRPLKIIIPEGSMLRPEPPAAVVAGNVETSQYIVDALFGALGTLAASQGTMNNFTFGNADFQYYETICGGAGAGPEFSGTDAVHTHMTNSRITDPEILETRFPVLLEEFSIRQGSGGEGEFRGGNGAIRKIRFLKDMDAAILSSHRKFPPFGLKGGMSGKCGKNMLILRDGRVTEVGGREGLKLKSGDVFVIETPGGGGYGRPEARMPQV, from the coding sequence ATGTCCCTCAAAACCCGCTGGCAGTTCTGGATAGACCGAGGAGGCACGTTTACTGATATCGTAGCCCGCAGCCCTGATGGAAAACTGATCACACACAAACTCCTTTCCGAAGACCCTTCTCATTACGAAGATGCAGCCATGCACGGGATCCGCCAGATACTCGGGCTTTCTGAAAATACATCTTTTCCTTCGGAAAACGTAGAAGCCATAAAAATGGGCACAACCGTGGGCACGAATGCCCTTCTTGAAAGAAAAGGAGAACGTACTGTTCTTGTTATAACAAGGGGTTTTGGAGATTCTCTCAGGATAGGGTATCAGAACCGTCCCGATATTTTTGCTCAGAAGATAGAACTTCCTGACCAGCTTTATGAGAGGATTATCGAAGTCTCCGGCAGGTATGGGGCAGACGGAGAAGAGCTTGTGCCCCTGGACCTTGAAAACGCTAAAAAAGAGCTGGAAGAGGCATTCAAAGCCGGTATCCGTTCGGCTGCAATCGTCCTTATGCACGCCTATCGATATCCTGAGCATGAGCTAAAGCTGGGCATGCTTGCCAGAGAGATCGGTTTTACACAGGTATCCCTGTCTCATCAGGCAAGCCCCTTGATAAAATTCGTGAGTAGAGGGGAAACTGCAGTTGTGGATGCTTATCTTTCTCCGGTGCTGCGCAGGTATGTTGATATGATCGAAAAGAGCCTGCAAGAAAAAGGTAGGGAAGCAGAAAGGAAAACACACGAAAGCCCTGAGGGCGAAGAAGGAGTGAAATATAGCCCAGCAGGTGGGCTAAGGCTAATGTTCATGCAGTCCAATGGCGGGCTTATAGATTCGGGGGCTTTCCAGGGTAAAGACTGCATCCTTTCGGGACCTGCCGGAGGAATAGTTGGAGCAGTTGCAACCTCCGAGATAGCAGGGGCAAAAAAGATAATAACTTTTGATATGGGGGGCACATCTACCGATGTAGCCCAGTACAGCGGAGAATATGAACGCAGCTTCGAAACAGAGGTTGCAGGTGTGCGCCTGCGTTCTCCAATGATGCGCATCCATACAGTTGCAGCAGGTGGGGGCTCGATTCTCCATTACGAAGGTGGCAGGTTCAGGGTCGGACCCGATTCAGCAGGTTCGGACCCGGGCCCCGCATGTTACAGGAAAGGTGGGCCTCTTACTGTTACGGACTGCAATGTTATGCTTGGAAAACTGCAGCCCGGATTTTTTCCAAAGATCTTTGGTCCAGGAGCGGACCAGCCTCTTGATTCCGAAGTTGTACGCAGGAAATTCAAAGAGCTTGCTGAAACGGCTTCTGTACAAGGGAATCTTCTAACTCCTGAGCAGGCAGCAGAAGGTTTTCTTTCCGTAGCAGTCGAGAATATGGCAAATGCGATTAAGAAAATCTCGGTCCAGAGAGGGTATAATGTAAAAGAATATACGCTCTGCTGCTTTGGAGGAGCAGGAGCTCAGCATGCATGCAGGGTGGCAGATGCCCTTGGAGTCAAAAGCATTTTCATTCATCCTTATGCCGGAGTCCTTTCCGCATATGGCATGGGGCTTGCAGATCAGAGGCTGATAAAAGAGCAATATATTGGGGCTGAACTGTCAGAAGGGCTGGTAAAAGAGTTAAAGTCAGTTTTTACAGGGCTTGAAGCTAAAGGGCGGCTTTCCATGCTTAAACAGGGAGTCAGGGAAGTCTGCATCGATGTGCTTCACAGGGCACATGTGCGGTATGCAGGCTCAGATACGCAGCTGGCTGTGGACTTTGCAGATAGCGTTGCATCCCTCAGGGCTGGCTTTGAGGAAGCCCACAAAAAACGTTTCGGATTTACAATGGAAGGCAAGTCCATTGTTGTAGAAGCCGTCTCTGTAGAAACTGTGGGGATTACAGAGAGAGTTTCTGATCCCCTGCTTGAGTTTAACAAGAATCAAGAAATTCCTCCTGTATCCAGGGTTCGGATGTACAGCTACGGAGAATCTCATGAGACTCCTGTCTTCAATACTGAAACCCTCGGACCCGGAGCCTGCATAAGCTGGCCTGCAATTCTTATTGAAAAGAACACTACAATCATAATCGAACCTGGCTGGCAGGGAGAAATCACTGCTCGAAATCACATTCTGCTTACCCGGAGAGCTCCGCTTCCTGCCAGAACAGCCATAGGGACAGATGTCGACCCAGTAATGCTTGAGATTTTCAATAACAGGTTCATGTCCGTTGCCGAACAGATGGGATACACGTTGCAGAACACTGCCCACTCTGTAAACATAAAAGAGAGACTTGATTTTTCCTGCGCGATTTTCGACAGGGAAGGAAACCTGATAGCAAACGCCCCTCATATCCCTGTACATCTTGGTTCCATGGGAGAATGCGTAAAATTCCTTATCCGTGCGCAGTCAAGGAGTATGCACGCAGGAGATGTATACCTCATCAATTCCCCATATCATGGAGGGACCCATCTTCCGGATATTACGGTTGTTACTCCTATGTCCGATGGGTCGGGAGAGATTCTTTTTTACCTTGCTTCAAGAGGCCATCATGCTGATATCGGTGGGGTTACTCCGGGATCCATGCCTCCGGAAAGCAGGAGAATCGAAGAAGAAGGAGTGCTCAGCGAGGGCATGAAAATAGTTGAAAACGGCATATTCCTCGAAGAAAGATTGAGAACATGGCTTGGCTTGGGTAAATATCCTGCAAGGAATCCTGACCAGAATGTGGCTGATATCAGGGCACAGGTAGCTGCAAACGAAAAAGGGCTTCAGGAACTGCACAGGATGGTTGAGGAATTTTCCCTTGAAATTGTTGAAGCCTATATGGGACATGTGCAGGACAATGCCGAAGAAGCTGTCAGACGGGTTATTGACAGGCTTGAGGATGGAGAATTTACGTATCCTCTTGATGACGAAAATGCAATAAAAGTGAAGGTTACAATCGACAGAGAGAACCGGAGTGCAAGGATTGATTTTACAGGCACTTCTCCTCAGCTTTCAAATAATTTTAATGCCCCTGCTTCTGTTTGCATGGCTGCTGTTCTCTATGCGTTCAGGACACTTGTAAAAAGTGATATTCCTCTTAATGCGGGCTGTTTAAGGCCGCTCAAAATCATAATTCCGGAAGGTTCCATGCTCAGGCCTGAACCTCCTGCAGCTGTTGTGGCAGGCAATGTTGAGACCTCACAATATATTGTTGATGCCCTTTTCGGAGCTCTTGGCACGCTTGCGGCTTCCCAGGGTACTATGAACAATTTCACATTCGGGAATGCTGATTTCCAGTACTATGAAACTATCTGCGGAGGAGCAGGTGCAGGCCCTGAATTCTCAGGAACGGATGCTGTCCATACTCACATGACCAACTCGAGAATCACGGACCCTGAAATCCTTGAGACAAGGTTTCCTGTTTTGCTTGAAGAATTTTCCATCCGACAGGGAAGCGGAGGAGAAGGCGAATTCAGGGGCGGGAATGGGGCTATCCGGAAGATCAGGTTCCTGAAAGACATGGATGCCGCTATCCTTTCAAGTCACAGGAAATTCCCTCCTTTCGGGCTCAAAGGCGGCATGTCCGGAAAATGCGGAAAGAATATGCTTATCCTCAGGGATGGCAGGGTTACCGAAGTTGGAGGACGTGAAGGGTTAAAGTTGAAAAGTGGAGATGTGTTTGTGATCGAAACACCGGGCGGAGGAGGATATGGCAGACCTGAAGCCCGCATGCCGCAGGTGTGA
- a CDS encoding cupredoxin domain-containing protein: MAGDQSAYTRAFDEWKEARSVISRFDGYLDGLRRYGFVFIATLLAANSIQIYFNFNNFTKLFLSLITIVFIVSLYLLDTYYRRIIEAASIRARILETVVLLDIELNDIISDKFEEGKLQGYIKKIYNGFIVIAMIIGAVVIIADHGTPSSTLVNSSTQSTTQVNSSALSTTFGSSSTLTTTSVIQDASSISLVTYILLLLLAGASGVYIINYLSDKLALKYPRGRKEDWIIDNFSCKQGDKVRITVTNLDKTEIKFNVNEVVCEIMDKKGLFHQMKAEVNIAIPSNGNYSWLWDTTSFEGICKICPREGKNPLRRSVCVREKTEPQKNITDKH; the protein is encoded by the coding sequence ATGGCAGGAGATCAGTCAGCTTATACACGTGCTTTTGATGAATGGAAAGAAGCTAGATCAGTTATCTCCAGATTCGATGGATATCTGGATGGACTACGAAGGTATGGTTTTGTCTTCATCGCCACGTTGTTAGCTGCTAATTCAATTCAGATTTATTTTAATTTTAATAATTTTACTAAACTCTTTTTGTCTCTAATAACTATCGTATTTATCGTTAGTTTGTACCTTCTGGATACATACTATCGAAGAATAATTGAGGCTGCCTCAATTCGAGCAAGAATTCTTGAAACAGTCGTACTATTGGATATCGAGTTGAATGATATTATTTCTGATAAATTTGAGGAAGGGAAACTACAGGGTTATATCAAGAAAATTTATAACGGGTTCATTGTAATAGCGATGATAATTGGTGCAGTTGTTATTATTGCAGATCATGGTACTCCATCGAGTACGCTGGTAAATTCAAGCACTCAATCAACTACTCAAGTAAACTCGAGTGCTCTCTCAACTACTTTTGGAAGTTCAAGTACTCTTACAACCACATCAGTAATCCAGGATGCTTCATCAATTTCTTTAGTAACCTATATTCTTTTACTACTCTTAGCCGGAGCTTCAGGAGTATACATTATCAATTACTTATCGGACAAATTAGCTCTAAAATATCCGCGAGGAAGAAAGGAGGACTGGATAATTGATAACTTTTCATGTAAACAGGGAGATAAAGTAAGAATTACTGTCACAAACCTGGATAAAACTGAGATTAAGTTCAACGTTAATGAAGTTGTTTGCGAAATCATGGATAAAAAAGGTCTTTTTCATCAGATGAAAGCAGAAGTTAACATAGCAATTCCTTCTAATGGCAATTACTCATGGTTATGGGACACAACTTCTTTTGAAGGGATATGTAAAATCTGTCCGCGTGAGGGGAAGAATCCACTGAGACGTTCAGTATGTGTTCGTGAGAAAACTGAGCCCCAGAAAAACATTACAGACAAACACTAA
- a CDS encoding DUF2121 domain-containing protein — translation MTLVIAFIGKNGAVMAGDLREITFEGEKPDREKLEKELYNGAIVTDEDLAKKAEECGVKIAVTDCKEKVSERDGILVGEVSSVEGGVVKKRRLYAAAGNYAIAELRDSELTLTSQGKGSNFIAFGNEFTKQVANKCFKDHWMKKSTFQDAVKILMLCMETASKATASVSKQFYLIQTTSNVDVLKVVEKDRQG, via the coding sequence ATGACCCTTGTTATAGCTTTTATTGGAAAAAACGGCGCAGTCATGGCAGGAGATCTTCGGGAAATCACTTTTGAAGGAGAAAAGCCCGACAGGGAAAAACTCGAAAAAGAGCTTTACAACGGTGCAATAGTTACGGACGAGGATCTGGCAAAGAAAGCAGAGGAGTGTGGGGTCAAAATAGCAGTTACTGATTGTAAGGAGAAAGTCTCGGAGAGAGACGGTATCCTGGTAGGAGAAGTGTCTTCAGTTGAGGGCGGAGTCGTCAAAAAAAGAAGGCTGTACGCTGCGGCAGGAAACTATGCAATTGCCGAACTCAGGGACTCGGAACTTACCCTCACCTCACAGGGTAAGGGCAGCAATTTCATAGCTTTCGGAAACGAGTTCACAAAGCAGGTAGCCAATAAATGCTTTAAGGATCACTGGATGAAGAAAAGCACCTTCCAGGACGCAGTAAAAATCCTTATGCTCTGCATGGAAACCGCATCAAAGGCTACTGCCTCTGTAAGTAAGCAGTTCTATTTGATTCAGACAACTTCAAATGTTGATGTTTTGAAAGTTGTCGAGAAGGACAGACAAGGCTGA